In the Enterococcus saigonensis genome, one interval contains:
- a CDS encoding C39 family peptidase has translation MAQKKSRQPQIIFVGFCMLILGVIWLFFINPTSNSSTLNNSRISQERYSQQANEVLKENQIPTPLILQTDERWAHDNYGSGANNTLAQNGCAILSLTMILSYFEKNEAMPQDILNWAHNNYFVADQGTSWQIFSDFANHYHLQYHDLGNDFQRARQYLQQKIPVVVSVKPGRFTDVGHIMVLGAETNNQILILDPNDTPAKTVYKELFHAEDITREAIHYWAFTKS, from the coding sequence ATGGCACAAAAAAAATCTCGACAACCCCAAATTATTTTTGTCGGCTTTTGTATGCTCATTTTAGGTGTAATTTGGCTCTTTTTCATAAACCCTACTTCCAATTCTTCTACATTAAACAACTCACGTATTAGTCAAGAAAGGTATAGCCAACAGGCTAATGAAGTTCTAAAAGAAAATCAAATTCCTACACCATTAATTTTACAAACAGATGAACGTTGGGCGCACGATAATTATGGTAGTGGTGCTAACAATACGCTGGCCCAAAATGGCTGTGCAATTTTATCATTAACCATGATTCTTTCTTATTTTGAAAAAAATGAAGCTATGCCACAAGACATTTTGAATTGGGCGCACAATAATTATTTTGTTGCAGATCAAGGAACTTCTTGGCAGATTTTTAGCGATTTTGCTAATCATTACCACTTGCAATATCACGATTTAGGCAATGACTTTCAACGTGCACGCCAATATTTACAACAAAAGATTCCCGTAGTTGTTTCCGTCAAACCGGGACGCTTCACCGATGTCGGCCATATTATGGTGCTTGGAGCAGAGACAAACAATCAAATTTTAATTTTAGATCCAAATGATACACCTGCAAAAACGGTATACAAAGAATTATTTCACGCTGAAGATATAACCCGTGAAGCTATCCACTATTGGGCTTTCACCAAAAGCTAG
- a CDS encoding potassium channel family protein — protein sequence MLKKLQKKLNEYNHEYHVLNLTLSIIWIILMLLDFASVININENPFRIVDYFIWLLFTVDYCGRLLVDPVKKNFFKKNFFDLIAILPFNFIFGLLGLSHFGKIARINRIARIIGLFGKLSRNKRSILYTNGFIYVLYISLGIIVIGAGLFSIAENRSFADALWYAIVTVTTVGYGDIAPTTDAGKLIASVLMLLGIGFIGILTSTITSYFSHKNEAMRQVEEDSELAELKKEIVLLQTQLDRIERMLKK from the coding sequence ATGCTCAAAAAGTTACAAAAGAAATTGAATGAGTATAATCATGAATATCACGTTTTAAATTTGACCTTATCTATTATTTGGATTATTTTGATGCTGTTAGATTTTGCATCAGTCATTAATATTAATGAAAATCCGTTTCGAATTGTTGATTATTTCATTTGGCTTTTATTTACCGTCGACTATTGTGGTCGTCTTCTTGTTGATCCAGTCAAAAAAAATTTTTTCAAGAAAAACTTTTTTGATTTGATTGCAATTTTGCCTTTTAACTTTATCTTTGGATTACTTGGTCTATCTCACTTTGGCAAAATTGCGCGGATTAATCGTATTGCTCGAATTATTGGGCTGTTTGGTAAGCTTTCTCGCAACAAGCGCAGTATTTTATATACAAACGGTTTTATTTATGTGCTTTATATCAGTTTGGGCATTATTGTGATTGGAGCTGGATTGTTCTCGATTGCCGAGAATCGGTCTTTTGCCGATGCGTTGTGGTATGCAATTGTTACAGTTACGACGGTTGGATATGGTGATATTGCGCCGACGACTGATGCAGGCAAGTTGATTGCGTCAGTTTTGATGCTATTGGGGATTGGTTTTATTGGGATATTAACTTCAACAATTACTTCCTATTTTAGCCACAAGAACGAAGCTATGCGCCAAGTTGAAGAGGATAGTGAACTTGCTGAGCTAAAAAAAGAGATTGTTCTATTACAGACTCAATTGGATCGAATTGAAAGAATGTTGAAGAAATGA
- the ald gene encoding alanine dehydrogenase — MRIGIAKEIKNHENRVALPPSGILELVKTGHTVLVESGAGLGSGITDMEYQNVGALLTSTAEVWQCDLVMKVKEPLPSEYQYFREGLILFTYLHLAANKELTTELMRSGVTAIAYENVQLTDGSLPLLSPMSEIAGRMAAQIGAQYLQRTFGGKGILLAGVPGVRQGNVVIIGGGVSGYNAARLALGLGARVTILDININRLKELDASFNGQIQTLVSNELNIRTSLKTADLVIGAVLLPGHKAPILVTEEMVATMPKESVIVDIAIDQGGIFATGSKVTTHENPTYMQSGVIHYAVANMPGAVPQTSTYALSNATLPYAKLLATTRLEQLLQYNNALYQGVNTYKGHLTMQAVAEDLHLPHTELSALI, encoded by the coding sequence ATGCGAATCGGAATTGCCAAAGAAATTAAAAATCATGAAAATCGGGTGGCTCTACCGCCCAGTGGTATCTTGGAGCTTGTAAAAACCGGTCACACAGTGTTAGTAGAAAGCGGCGCTGGTTTGGGTTCTGGTATCACGGATATGGAGTACCAAAATGTTGGCGCACTTTTAACTTCTACTGCTGAAGTTTGGCAATGTGATCTAGTGATGAAAGTCAAAGAACCACTTCCAAGTGAATACCAGTATTTTAGAGAGGGACTAATTTTATTTACTTACTTGCATTTGGCAGCCAATAAGGAATTAACAACAGAATTAATGCGAAGTGGCGTTACGGCTATTGCTTATGAAAATGTCCAATTAACAGATGGTAGTCTTCCACTTCTATCACCTATGAGCGAAATTGCCGGTAGAATGGCCGCCCAAATTGGCGCACAATACTTACAACGAACTTTCGGTGGCAAAGGAATTTTACTTGCTGGTGTTCCTGGTGTCCGTCAAGGTAATGTAGTGATTATCGGGGGTGGCGTTTCAGGTTACAACGCTGCTCGACTAGCACTTGGCTTAGGAGCTCGGGTAACAATTTTAGATATTAATATCAATCGCTTAAAAGAATTGGATGCTAGTTTTAACGGTCAAATCCAAACACTAGTTTCTAATGAATTAAATATCCGAACTTCCTTAAAAACAGCCGATTTAGTAATCGGAGCTGTCTTACTTCCTGGTCACAAGGCCCCCATTCTTGTGACTGAAGAAATGGTAGCTACCATGCCAAAAGAATCAGTTATTGTTGACATCGCAATTGATCAAGGGGGAATTTTTGCTACCGGTAGTAAAGTTACAACACATGAGAATCCAACGTATATGCAATCAGGTGTTATCCATTACGCCGTTGCCAATATGCCAGGAGCTGTACCACAAACTTCAACATATGCTTTAAGTAATGCCACCTTACCTTACGCGAAGTTATTAGCAACAACCCGATTAGAACAGTTATTACAATATAATAATGCTTTGTACCAGGGGGTGAATACTTATAAAGGACACTTAACTATGCAGGCTGTTGCCGAGGACTTGCATTTACCGCATACAGAACTATCGGCACTGATTTAA
- a CDS encoding GTP 3',8-cyclase MoaA family protein — protein sequence MTRGGKLEKVLAGIEAASQQGFKTIKLNTVVIHGQNQEELKDFLQYTITQPVNVRFIEFMPIASQKDNWLQGYAGVKEVFTICQDEGWVYDKLKLSGNGPSENYQIRGAKGSFGLIHPVSCQFCESCNRLRVTADGCLKSCLYWADEINLRNKLDDAAAFYTAVFTALHDKPKNHQMALDEQDKVKKRQPTWRHMSQIGG from the coding sequence ATGACTCGTGGCGGCAAGTTAGAAAAAGTATTAGCAGGAATTGAAGCTGCAAGTCAGCAAGGCTTTAAAACAATTAAGTTGAACACTGTTGTGATTCACGGACAAAATCAAGAAGAATTAAAAGACTTTCTACAGTATACGATTACACAGCCGGTGAATGTACGCTTTATCGAATTTATGCCCATTGCTAGTCAAAAAGATAATTGGCTACAAGGATATGCTGGTGTGAAAGAAGTTTTTACTATTTGTCAAGATGAGGGTTGGGTATATGATAAACTGAAACTATCTGGAAATGGGCCTTCAGAAAATTATCAAATTAGAGGTGCTAAAGGATCTTTTGGTTTGATTCATCCTGTTAGTTGTCAATTTTGTGAAAGTTGTAATCGTCTGCGGGTTACTGCTGATGGTTGTTTGAAATCTTGTCTATATTGGGCAGACGAAATAAATTTGCGCAATAAATTAGATGACGCTGCAGCCTTTTATACTGCTGTTTTTACTGCTTTACATGATAAGCCCAAAAATCATCAGATGGCATTAGATGAGCAAGACAAAGTAAAAAAACGACAACCTACTTGGCGTCATATGAGTCAGATTGGTGGTTAG
- a CDS encoding ABC transporter ATP-binding protein, with amino-acid sequence MVELIVDSINKNYGDKSILSQISLAVPTGKIISLLGPSGVGKTTLFNLIAGLELPDSGSIQLNNTEITGKTGKVSYMLQKDLLLPYKTIEDNIALPLILKGVKKKTALKKVATLLPEFGLLGVEKVYPNALSGGMRQRAALLRTYLFSGELILLDEPFSALDAITKRDLHQWFLKIQKELSLTTLLITHDIDEAIFLSDQIYLLAGSPGKITATITVSRPENKEEDFSLTPAFLDYKRSILQKMQIN; translated from the coding sequence ATAGTGGAGTTAATAGTTGATAGTATCAATAAAAACTATGGTGATAAATCTATTCTTTCCCAAATTTCTTTAGCGGTTCCTACAGGAAAAATTATTAGTTTGTTAGGTCCCAGCGGCGTAGGAAAAACGACATTATTTAATCTAATCGCTGGGTTAGAGTTACCAGACAGTGGCAGTATTCAGTTGAATAATACTGAAATAACTGGGAAAACTGGGAAGGTATCTTATATGTTGCAAAAAGATCTATTACTTCCATATAAGACAATTGAGGACAACATTGCATTGCCGCTGATTTTAAAAGGCGTAAAGAAAAAAACGGCTTTAAAAAAAGTGGCAACATTATTACCTGAATTTGGATTGTTAGGTGTCGAAAAAGTTTATCCCAATGCTTTATCCGGTGGCATGCGCCAAAGAGCAGCACTGCTACGTACGTATTTATTTTCCGGTGAACTAATTTTACTGGATGAGCCTTTTAGTGCACTGGATGCTATCACAAAACGTGATTTGCATCAGTGGTTTTTAAAAATTCAAAAAGAGTTGTCATTGACAACGTTGTTGATTACACATGATATTGATGAGGCAATTTTTTTGTCTGATCAGATTTATCTGCTAGCTGGTTCGCCAGGAAAGATAACTGCGACGATTACCGTTTCTCGTCCAGAAAATAAAGAAGAGGACTTTTCCTTAACACCTGCTTTTCTTGACTACAAAAGAAGTATTCTACAAAAAATGCAGATAAATTAA
- a CDS encoding ABC transporter substrate-binding protein, protein MKKLVSGFLLIATLITLGACHKGQASKNDNKLEKVTFVLDWTPNTNHTGLYVAKEKGYFKQAGLDVSIVQPSDGDASTIVASNKAQFGISAQDSLAANYVSDKPLPITTVAAILQHNTSGIISRKGSGIDHPKGLEKKIYATWDSPIEQAMIKDVMAKDNGGDFNKVKLIPNTIVDEPLALKQKQADAIWIFYGWGGIKAGVDNVALDYFNFKDINPVFDYYTPVIFANDTFLKEKPKTAQKFLAAARKGYEDAIQDPKAAATILCQEVPELDKNLVEKSQVWISKQYQAEAKQWGYIDSTRWNAFYDWLSENKLVAKKIPKNTGFTNDYLSE, encoded by the coding sequence ATGAAAAAATTGGTCAGTGGTTTTTTATTAATTGCAACATTGATAACACTAGGTGCTTGTCATAAAGGACAAGCAAGTAAAAATGATAATAAATTAGAAAAAGTAACTTTTGTTTTGGATTGGACTCCCAATACGAATCATACCGGATTATATGTAGCAAAAGAAAAGGGGTATTTCAAACAAGCGGGTTTAGATGTTTCCATTGTTCAACCATCTGATGGAGATGCAAGCACGATTGTGGCTAGCAATAAAGCTCAATTCGGTATTTCTGCTCAAGATTCATTAGCGGCAAATTATGTTTCAGATAAGCCGTTACCAATTACAACAGTAGCGGCAATTTTGCAGCACAATACCTCAGGAATCATTTCAAGAAAAGGATCAGGAATAGATCACCCCAAAGGATTGGAGAAAAAAATATATGCAACATGGGATTCACCAATTGAACAAGCAATGATAAAAGATGTTATGGCAAAAGACAATGGCGGGGATTTTAATAAAGTAAAATTAATTCCCAATACAATTGTCGATGAACCGCTAGCTTTAAAGCAAAAGCAAGCAGATGCCATTTGGATTTTTTACGGTTGGGGTGGCATAAAAGCAGGTGTCGATAATGTAGCACTTGATTATTTTAACTTCAAAGATATTAATCCTGTATTTGATTACTATACGCCGGTCATTTTTGCTAACGATACGTTTTTAAAAGAAAAACCAAAAACAGCCCAAAAATTCTTAGCTGCGGCTAGAAAAGGGTATGAAGACGCCATTCAAGATCCTAAGGCTGCCGCGACTATTTTATGTCAAGAAGTACCAGAGTTAGATAAAAATTTAGTTGAAAAAAGCCAAGTTTGGATTAGTAAACAATATCAAGCTGAAGCAAAACAGTGGGGTTATATTGATTCCACACGGTGGAACGCATTTTATGATTGGTTATCAGAAAATAAACTAGTGGCAAAAAAAATACCGAAGAATACCGGATTTACTAATGACTATTTAAGTGAGTGA
- a CDS encoding ABC transporter permease, translating into MPKKRINININFIPLLTLGLILIAWQFVTTKAIIPAFMLPSPKAVLQALLTDWPQLAANAKVTLLEAIVGLFAGVLLGFVLAVIMDHIPWLKQAIYPLLVLSQTIPTVALAPLLIVWLGFGILPKVVLIILTIFFPVALSLLNGFAAIDPDEILLLQSMGAKKYQIFLHIKLPASLGSFFAALKIAVTYALIGAVVSEWLGGFEGLGVYMTRVRKSYSFDKMFAVILLISALSMLLLGTVFVLEKIAMPWKKGKK; encoded by the coding sequence TTGCCGAAAAAACGAATAAACATCAACATTAATTTTATTCCGTTACTAACACTTGGACTGATTTTAATAGCTTGGCAATTTGTAACGACAAAAGCTATTATCCCTGCTTTTATGCTACCTAGCCCCAAAGCTGTCTTACAAGCTTTATTGACAGATTGGCCCCAGTTAGCCGCAAATGCTAAGGTGACTTTGCTAGAAGCTATCGTCGGTCTTTTTGCTGGTGTTTTATTAGGTTTTGTTTTGGCTGTTATTATGGATCATATTCCTTGGTTGAAACAAGCCATTTATCCATTATTAGTTTTAAGCCAAACCATTCCAACAGTCGCATTAGCGCCATTACTCATTGTTTGGTTGGGTTTTGGAATATTACCAAAAGTTGTATTGATTATTTTGACAATCTTTTTTCCGGTGGCGTTAAGTTTATTAAACGGTTTTGCGGCTATTGATCCGGATGAAATTCTATTATTGCAGTCGATGGGAGCAAAAAAGTATCAGATTTTTTTGCACATTAAATTACCAGCTAGCTTAGGGTCATTTTTTGCGGCCTTAAAAATTGCGGTAACCTATGCGTTGATTGGGGCGGTGGTATCCGAGTGGCTTGGCGGTTTTGAAGGTCTAGGTGTTTATATGACGCGAGTTAGAAAATCTTATAGTTTTGACAAAATGTTTGCGGTAATTTTATTAATTTCAGCTTTAAGCATGCTACTTTTAGGTACAGTTTTCGTATTGGAAAAAATTGCGATGCCATGGAAGAAGGGAAAAAAATGA
- a CDS encoding AbrB family transcriptional regulator — translation MIAKIIETLIVGMIGGLIARKIKLPAPFMTGSMLAVAFFSILSNEMYMPNNLKTFAQIISGAYIGQQVTKNDFLNFPKLAKSILFLMTLFTVNMFVIGFLIHTFFSIDLITALLSCMPGGIMDVSLISIDMGAQSEIVATMQLVRLVGMLLILPYWIKLLLERFQKKDDALKSLEVKKMVKQLPVGTSDFIVNDSLILIIASIGGLIGLSLHIPAGALMFSLIFSSVLKILKNTTQLNTNIRYIAQIFAGTIIGSTFTQESLKQMSHLIIPALLLLGSYLVINVVFGYIVSKRGVLDLKSALFASSPAGATDISLIAGELGGDMPKIAGIQICRTLYTIIVLPNIVRWLT, via the coding sequence ATGATTGCAAAAATAATAGAAACGTTGATTGTTGGAATGATTGGTGGGTTAATAGCAAGAAAGATAAAACTACCAGCTCCTTTTATGACGGGAAGCATGTTAGCAGTAGCCTTCTTTTCTATTTTATCTAATGAAATGTATATGCCGAATAATTTAAAAACTTTTGCTCAAATAATTAGTGGTGCGTACATTGGACAGCAGGTAACAAAAAATGACTTTCTTAACTTTCCTAAATTAGCAAAATCAATTCTATTTTTGATGACACTATTTACAGTTAATATGTTTGTTATTGGTTTTTTGATTCATACATTTTTCTCAATTGATCTAATTACTGCCTTGCTTTCTTGTATGCCAGGTGGGATTATGGACGTATCTTTAATCAGTATCGATATGGGGGCACAATCAGAAATTGTTGCGACGATGCAACTGGTGCGATTAGTCGGAATGCTGCTTATTCTTCCGTATTGGATCAAGCTACTTCTTGAACGTTTTCAAAAAAAAGATGATGCTTTAAAATCACTCGAGGTAAAAAAAATGGTCAAACAGTTACCTGTTGGGACCAGCGACTTTATTGTAAATGATAGTCTCATTCTCATTATTGCAAGTATTGGAGGGTTGATTGGTTTATCACTTCATATTCCTGCAGGTGCATTAATGTTTTCGTTAATTTTTTCTAGTGTTTTGAAAATACTAAAAAATACAACGCAATTAAACACTAACATTCGCTATATCGCACAAATTTTTGCCGGAACAATTATTGGCAGTACCTTTACGCAAGAAAGCTTAAAACAAATGTCACATTTAATAATCCCAGCTCTATTATTACTGGGAAGCTATCTCGTTATAAATGTAGTGTTCGGTTATATCGTATCAAAACGTGGTGTTTTAGATTTAAAGTCAGCGTTATTTGCTTCTTCACCAGCTGGGGCGACAGATATTTCCTTAATCGCGGGAGAATTAGGTGGAGACATGCCTAAAATTGCTGGAATTCAAATTTGTCGTACTTTATATACCATCATAGTTTTACCTAATATTGTTCGTTGGTTGACATAA
- a CDS encoding glutaminase domain-containing protein translates to MTKVNRGSSIPLILSDPYFSIWSPADHLTDCDTQSWTGKEQPVRGYIQIGDTTYRFMGSDNLIPAIAQKDLEVTATQTKYSFENEVVHLELTFSVDLDLQDLQKISEPVTMITVNANVKNDEKAIITFAFSEEICRDQTQDELHWRLITTDNEKMVWMGKGRQTPLDSTGDLIDINWGYFYLAAPKSLPITYQKQRDMLLANFSIASNEVVTILAAYDDIHAINYFGTATNALWKEKYRGMSDLLQDYLANIPARLANCRKIDEKIQQAAIDAGGQTLDFITAFSYRQSICAHKLIRDEQGEIVFLSKECSSNGCIGTVDISYPSIPLYLLYQTELAKGMLRPVYRFADLPVWEFEFAPHDVGRYPYATGQVYGEKTNHGSKDWSDRGAYDTVYDYYQLPIGQNVYHYEQQMPIEESGNMLAMAAAIYLRDGDDIFFNQHLAMNLRWADYLAAFGQDPENQLCTDDFAGHLAHNCNLALKAITALGMFGKALQAAGYKKEGLLYSDQAKKMANNWQKTAVSNGEHTPLAFDRPDSWSMKYNIVWDNLFELGLFPAELMEKEIKKYLAEANEFGIPLDERADYTKADWIMWISIFAKNEEEMEQIIGPVCHYLENTPNRVPFSDWYDTKSAQVMNFKNRTVVGAMFMPLLKNALVKNFVRA, encoded by the coding sequence ATGACAAAAGTAAACCGAGGATCCTCAATTCCTCTGATTTTAAGTGATCCGTATTTTTCAATTTGGTCTCCAGCTGATCATTTAACTGATTGCGATACACAAAGTTGGACCGGTAAAGAACAGCCAGTGCGCGGATATATTCAAATAGGAGATACTACGTATCGTTTTATGGGATCTGATAATCTTATTCCTGCTATTGCGCAAAAGGATTTGGAAGTGACAGCAACTCAAACAAAATATAGTTTTGAAAATGAGGTTGTTCATTTAGAGTTGACGTTTTCAGTCGACTTGGACTTGCAAGATTTACAAAAAATTAGCGAACCGGTCACGATGATTACGGTTAATGCAAACGTGAAAAATGATGAAAAAGCTATAATTACTTTTGCATTTTCAGAAGAAATTTGCCGGGATCAAACACAAGATGAACTCCACTGGCGTCTAATTACAACTGACAATGAGAAGATGGTTTGGATGGGAAAAGGGCGTCAAACACCTTTAGATTCAACTGGTGATTTAATCGATATTAATTGGGGATATTTTTACCTTGCTGCCCCAAAAAGTCTTCCAATTACGTACCAAAAACAACGTGATATGTTATTAGCTAATTTTTCAATTGCATCAAATGAAGTAGTTACTATTTTAGCCGCCTATGATGATATTCATGCGATTAATTATTTTGGTACTGCTACTAACGCTTTGTGGAAAGAAAAATATCGAGGTATGTCTGATTTACTACAAGACTATTTGGCAAATATACCTGCACGTTTAGCCAATTGTCGAAAAATTGATGAAAAAATTCAACAAGCGGCGATTGATGCAGGTGGCCAGACATTAGATTTTATTACTGCTTTTAGTTATCGTCAGTCTATTTGTGCCCACAAGTTAATCCGCGATGAGCAAGGTGAGATTGTTTTTTTATCTAAAGAATGTAGTTCAAATGGCTGTATTGGGACAGTAGATATCAGTTATCCTTCAATACCACTTTATCTACTTTATCAAACAGAGTTAGCCAAGGGAATGTTACGCCCTGTTTATAGGTTTGCTGATTTACCAGTTTGGGAGTTTGAGTTTGCCCCCCATGATGTAGGACGTTATCCATATGCGACAGGACAAGTATATGGTGAAAAAACAAATCATGGTAGTAAAGATTGGTCAGATCGTGGGGCCTATGATACGGTTTATGATTATTATCAATTACCTATAGGACAAAATGTTTATCATTATGAGCAACAAATGCCAATTGAAGAAAGTGGTAATATGTTAGCGATGGCAGCAGCAATTTATTTGCGGGATGGGGATGATATTTTTTTCAATCAACATTTAGCAATGAATTTACGTTGGGCAGATTATTTAGCTGCGTTTGGTCAAGACCCTGAAAATCAGCTATGTACGGATGATTTTGCTGGTCATTTGGCACATAATTGTAACTTAGCATTAAAGGCGATTACAGCGCTTGGAATGTTTGGTAAAGCCTTACAGGCAGCAGGTTACAAAAAAGAAGGATTACTTTATTCAGATCAGGCAAAAAAAATGGCGAATAATTGGCAAAAGACTGCTGTATCAAATGGAGAACATACACCGTTAGCTTTTGACAGACCAGATAGTTGGAGCATGAAATACAATATTGTTTGGGACAATTTGTTTGAGCTTGGCCTATTTCCAGCTGAACTAATGGAAAAAGAAATTAAGAAATATTTAGCAGAGGCAAATGAATTTGGAATTCCATTGGATGAACGAGCTGATTATACTAAAGCAGATTGGATTATGTGGATTTCAATTTTTGCTAAAAATGAAGAAGAAATGGAACAAATCATTGGTCCAGTTTGTCATTATTTAGAAAATACGCCAAATCGGGTTCCATTTTCTGATTGGTATGATACTAAAAGTGCCCAAGTAATGAACTTTAAGAACAGAACAGTGGTGGGGGCTATGTTTATGCCCTTACTAAAAAATGCATTAGTTAAAAATTTTGTTAGGGCATAA